The Stigmatella aurantiaca genomic sequence CGACAGCTTCATGATGTTGGCCTTGTGCACGGCCGTCACCTTCTTGCGGCCGAGCTTGCGCGCGTGCTCGAAGGCGAAGCGGGCGATGCGGGTGGAGGCCTTCTCGGTGATGATCTTCAGCGACTCCACCACGCCCGGCACGACGATGTGCTCGATGCCGACGTAGAGCCCCTCGGTGTTCTCGCGCACCACGATGAGGTCCACGTCCTCATAGCGCGTCTTCACGCTGGGCACGCTCTTGACGGGGCGCAGCGACGCGTACAAGTCCAAGCGCTTGCGCAGGCCCACGTTGGCCGACGGCATGCCCCCGCCCACCACGGTGCCCGTGGGGCCCTTGAGCGCCACGCCGCTGCGCAGCACCGCCTCCACCGTCTCGTGCGGCAGGTTGGTTCCGTACTTGGCGATGACCTCGGTGCCCGCGTCCTTGTGGTCGAACTCCAGCGGAAGCTTGAGCGCCTCGAGAACCCGGATTGTCGCCCCCATCACCTCGGGGCCAATGCCGTCGCCATTGATGACCGTCACCGTACGCGTATTCGCCATGATGGCGGATACAAGACACAAAAGGTCAGGCCCCGGAAGGACGAAAACCCCCGGTGAGTCCACCCGCGAATGGGGCCCATGAGCGGCCCCCTGGAGTGTCCAAAACCCGTCGAGAGACTCACAGCTCCGGGGGCAGGGGCGGCGAGGCGGGCGGGGGCCTGGGGGCCCGGCGCCGGGCCCGGTTCAGGGCGTAGGGCCGGTAGAAGGACTCCCACAGCGCGGCGCGCCGGCCCCGGGGACGCGAGCGCAGCTCGCCCAGCGGCGCGCGGACGAAGAACGAGGAGACGAACATGTAGATGGCCAGCAGGCTCATGCCGGCGATCAGGCTCATGATGAGCTCCCCTGGGACGGGGCCCACGTGGGCCCGCTCCACGAACTCCTGGAAGGTGCCGGGGGCCTGCGGGTGGCTGTAGACCTTCACGAACCAGCTCAGCAGCAGGACGATGAGGATGGGGCCATAGGCGCGGTTGAGCCGCGTGGAAATGGCGGAGATCAGCGAAAGCTGGAGCTGGGGCCGGGCCAGCTCCTGGGCCAGCTCGCGCAGGGAGTCCGGGTCCACCGGCTCATGGCGGAGCATGGGGGCCCAGTAGCCGTCCTCCAGCAGGCGGACCCGGCGGTTCCACAAGTCGTAGTACCGGTAGCGCCGCGCCTCGATGAGCAGGAAGGAAATCACCATCCAGATGCCCACCAGGAACGTGACGTGGGGGCTGGAGGTGTTGGCGAAGCCGAAGGAGATGACGGCCGCGGTGGTGGTGAGCGCCCAGTTGGTCGTCGTGTCGAGGCGTGTCCGCCAGTTGTCAGAACGGCCCAGCTCGCCCCGGTAGAGGTGCACCATCGCCGTGTCGGAGATGGGCAGCGGCTTCAGCGCCTCGTTGTCTCGTGCCGTGGGTCGCATTCCGGTGCCCCCTTAGGGTGGGGATGGCCGGGCCGCCGCAGAACCCGGGGCGAAAAATGGCATGCTCGCCTGCCTGCCCCCGCTGGGCAGGGGGGGCGGCCATGCACACCTTGAGGCGCTGACGGTGAACACCAAGACTGCCATCGAGCTGCTGGCCCAGGTCCTCGATAAGGAACGCGAGCGCGTCGCGCGCCTGTGGGCCAAGCGCCTGCGCGAGGAGCTGTACGAGGTGGAGGTGCCGGGCAAGGACCTCCGGGCCCCCTTGCGCCAGCTCCTGGACGAGCTGGTGCGCCTGCTCCAGGACCGCGGGGAGGACGCGCTGCGGCTGTGGCCCGAGGTGGTCCGCTCCCACGGGGCCTTCCGGTATGACCAGCGCTTCGAGCCCGATGACCTGGCGCGCGAGTTCAAGGCGCTCGCCTCGGTGCTCATGCGCGTGTACGTGCGGTGCGAGGGGGAGCTGCCCTACGAAGTCGCCGACCTCATCAACGAGCTGACCAGCGAGGCGGGCGCCTCCGCGCAGGCCTCCTACGCGCGGGTGCTGAGGACCGAGTCGGTGCGCTTCCGCGAGGCGGCGGTGATGGAGTCGGTGCTCTACCACGTGGAGGTGGGCATCCTCCTGGCGGAGGTGGATGGGGGCGTCTCCTTCGCCACGCAGCCCGTCAGCCGCCTGCTGGGCGTGCCCATCCGCTCGGTGGTGGGGGGCCGGGCCCTCACCTCGCTGGCCCCGGTGCTCGCCCAGGTGAATGCGCACCACCCCGGGGGAGAGCCGTTCCGGGTGGCGGACATGCCCTTCATGCGCGCGCTCAAGGAGCAGAAGCCGGTGCGCGGGGTGATGATGGACGTGGAGCGCCCGGGCGGCGGGGTGGCCAGCCTGGAGATGAGCGCGACCCCCATCTGGGAAGAGGGCGGGGAGCTGGCCGGCGTCATCCAGACGTTCTCGGACCGCACGGAGGCCACCCGCAAGAGCCGGGAGCTGAGCACCGCCCAGGACGAGCTGCGCCGGTTGCAGGGCCAGCTCCTCCAGCGGACCCGGGCCCAGTCCCTGGGCCAGCTCGCCAGCGGCGCCGCGCACGCGCTCAACAACTTCCTCAACGTGGTGCGCCTGCGCGTCACGCTGCTGCGCCGCGAGTTCAAGCCCGAGCACCTGGACGCGCTGGACCGGACGGTGGGGCAGATTGGCGGCCTGGTGAGCCGGCTCCAGGAATTCAACGTGCAGCGCACCGAGGAGCACCTCACCGACGTGGAGCTGGACACGGCGGTGCGCGAGGCCCTGGAGCTGATGCGCGGCGAGCTGGAGCGGGGCGAGCACCCGCTCGAGGTGACGCTCCAGCTGGGCGCCCCCGGCACCGTGCGGGCGGATGCCGGCTTTCTGCGGGAGCTGGTGGTGACGCTGCTGCTGTCGGCCCGGGACCGGATGGCGCAGGCGGGGCGGTTGACGCTGACCACCCAGAAGGAAGGGACCGGCGAGCTGAGCCTGCGCATCCAGGACGAGGGGCCTCCCTTCCCCGTGGAGTCCCTGGCCCAGCTGTTCGATCCGCTCACCCGGGAGGCCGGGGCGCCCCAGTCCGCGCTGCAACTGGCGGTGGTGAAGGACCAGGTGCGCCGGTGGGGCGGCGAGCTGACGGTGGAGAACGTTGACGGGGGCAAAGGGGGCACGTTCGTGGTGCGGCTGCCGCGGGCGCGCGAGGCGCACGAGGAGGCGCTGCCCGCGGGCCGGCGCATGGAGGGGCCGCGCCGCTTCCAGCAGACGCGCCGGGTGCTGGTGGTGGACGACGACCTGGACAACGCGCGGATGATGGCGGAGGTGCTCGGCGAGGAGGGCTACGACGTGCAGCTCGCCCAGAGCGCGGAGGTGGCGCTCCAGCTCTGGGAGCGGCGCCGGTATGACGCGGCGCTGCTGGACGCGGTGATGCCGGACGTGTCGGGCTGGGAGCTGGCGCGCGAGCTGCGCCAGCGCACGCCGCACGCGCTGCTGGCCATCGTCACGGGCATGGACGTGCGGGGACAGAACCGCTCCACCCTGGCTCTGGTGGACGCCGTGTTCCGCAAGCCCATCGACATGGGCGCGCTCGACGAGTTCCTCTCGCAGTCCGATGCGCCCGAGCCCTCGCCGCCGGAGGACGGGCCGGGGGAATCCGTTGGGCCCGGCGCTCCGAACCCGTAGACTCCTGGGGTGAGTCCGGACCTGGAGCGCCTCCGCCGCAAGGTGGAGGCCGGTGAGCGCCTGAGTGCCGCGGAGCTGGACGCCCTGCGCGGGGCCGCCCAGGGCAGCGCGGGCCCCACGCTGTGGCTGACGGTGGCCCATGCCCTCATCAATGCCGAGGCGAACCGCGAGGCGCTGCCCCTGCTGGAGCGGCTGCGGAAGGATTTCCCGAAGGACTTGCAGGTGCGCCTGGGCCGGGCCCGGGCCCTGCTGGGCCTGGAGCGGTACGGCGACGCGGAGGAGGCGCTGGGCGAGGCGCTGGCGCTGAGCCCCGGAGACCCGGAGGCGCTCAAGGTCCTGGCGGTGCTGGCGATGCGCCGGGGCGAAAACGCCCGGGCCCAGGCCCACGTGGCGCAGGTGCTGGAGCGGGACCCGTTCGACACGGAGGCCCGCTTATTAAAGGAGGAGCTGGAGACAGGAGCGCTCTCCGCGCCGCCGCCGGGCGAGGAGCAGGTGCTGCGCCCGGAGTTCAACGCCGCGCTGGCGGCGGCGCTGCGGAGGGCAGGGGTGGCGTTCCGGCTCCAGGGGCGGGACGTGCTCGTGAAGCAGGCGGGAGGCGAGGTGGCCCGGGTCGACGTGGCCTCGCTGTTCGCGGCCTACGGCGGGAACCGGCAGGAGCTGGCCGCCTACGTGGACGGGCTGGCCGCGCGGCTGGGCGGGCTGGGCACCGGAGGACCGGAGGCGCCGGAGGCCTGGCTGGCCCGGCTGCGGCCCGTGCTGCGGCCGGTGGGCTTCGAGGCGCAGGCGGCGGGGGCGCTCTTCCGGCTGGGGCCCGCGGGCCTGGAGGTGTTCTACGTCCTGGAGGACGCGGAGTTCGTGCGCTACCTGCCCGCCGCCCGGCTGGGCGCGGTGGGGCTGACGGCGGAGGCGGTGGACCGGGCGGCCTGGCGCAACCTGGAGGCACACCCGGCGGAGGTACGCCCGGCGGTGCTGGACCGGGGCGAGGTGCGCCTGGCGGAGACGTTCAGCGGGCTGTGGCTCCTGGCCGAGGGGGACGGCTACGACGGCGCCCGGCTGCTCACGGCGGAGCAGCGGAGGCGGTTGCGGCTCCACGCGGGGGACGGGCCGCTGCGGGTGAGCCTGGGCCGGCGGGAGTATGCGCTGGTATGCCGCGAGTCGGACGCGGCCGAGTGCGAGGCCCTGGCGCGGCTGGGCCACTCCCCGGATGGCATTGCCGGCCTCTTCCGCCTCACGGAGGAGGGCCTGCTGCCTGTCCCTAGCCCGCGGTAGGGCGGGTCAGCGTCTCCACGAAGTTCACCTGGGTGAAGCCCAGGGACAGGAACAGGGCGCGCAGGGAGCGCTCGGCGGACTGGCGCGCGCGCTCCTTCAGCCGGG encodes the following:
- a CDS encoding DUF2270 domain-containing protein; translation: MRPTARDNEALKPLPISDTAMVHLYRGELGRSDNWRTRLDTTTNWALTTTAAVISFGFANTSSPHVTFLVGIWMVISFLLIEARRYRYYDLWNRRVRLLEDGYWAPMLRHEPVDPDSLRELAQELARPQLQLSLISAISTRLNRAYGPILIVLLLSWFVKVYSHPQAPGTFQEFVERAHVGPVPGELIMSLIAGMSLLAIYMFVSSFFVRAPLGELRSRPRGRRAALWESFYRPYALNRARRRAPRPPPASPPLPPEL
- a CDS encoding hybrid sensor histidine kinase/response regulator gives rise to the protein MLACLPPLGRGGGHAHLEALTVNTKTAIELLAQVLDKERERVARLWAKRLREELYEVEVPGKDLRAPLRQLLDELVRLLQDRGEDALRLWPEVVRSHGAFRYDQRFEPDDLAREFKALASVLMRVYVRCEGELPYEVADLINELTSEAGASAQASYARVLRTESVRFREAAVMESVLYHVEVGILLAEVDGGVSFATQPVSRLLGVPIRSVVGGRALTSLAPVLAQVNAHHPGGEPFRVADMPFMRALKEQKPVRGVMMDVERPGGGVASLEMSATPIWEEGGELAGVIQTFSDRTEATRKSRELSTAQDELRRLQGQLLQRTRAQSLGQLASGAAHALNNFLNVVRLRVTLLRREFKPEHLDALDRTVGQIGGLVSRLQEFNVQRTEEHLTDVELDTAVREALELMRGELERGEHPLEVTLQLGAPGTVRADAGFLRELVVTLLLSARDRMAQAGRLTLTTQKEGTGELSLRIQDEGPPFPVESLAQLFDPLTREAGAPQSALQLAVVKDQVRRWGGELTVENVDGGKGGTFVVRLPRAREAHEEALPAGRRMEGPRRFQQTRRVLVVDDDLDNARMMAEVLGEEGYDVQLAQSAEVALQLWERRRYDAALLDAVMPDVSGWELARELRQRTPHALLAIVTGMDVRGQNRSTLALVDAVFRKPIDMGALDEFLSQSDAPEPSPPEDGPGESVGPGAPNP
- a CDS encoding isocitrate dehydrogenase (NAD(+)), translated to MANTRTVTVINGDGIGPEVMGATIRVLEALKLPLEFDHKDAGTEVIAKYGTNLPHETVEAVLRSGVALKGPTGTVVGGGMPSANVGLRKRLDLYASLRPVKSVPSVKTRYEDVDLIVVRENTEGLYVGIEHIVVPGVVESLKIITEKASTRIARFAFEHARKLGRKKVTAVHKANIMKLSDGLFLDCCRKVGREFPEIQYEEVIIDNLCMQLVKDPSRFDVMVLENLYGDIISDLCAGLVGGLGVVPGANIGERTAVFEAVHGTAPDIAGKGIANPTALLMSASMMLDWMGLTEECKRVQAALQKVYGEGKIRTGDLGGSSTTREFTDAIIAAL
- a CDS encoding tetratricopeptide repeat protein, producing MSPDLERLRRKVEAGERLSAAELDALRGAAQGSAGPTLWLTVAHALINAEANREALPLLERLRKDFPKDLQVRLGRARALLGLERYGDAEEALGEALALSPGDPEALKVLAVLAMRRGENARAQAHVAQVLERDPFDTEARLLKEELETGALSAPPPGEEQVLRPEFNAALAAALRRAGVAFRLQGRDVLVKQAGGEVARVDVASLFAAYGGNRQELAAYVDGLAARLGGLGTGGPEAPEAWLARLRPVLRPVGFEAQAAGALFRLGPAGLEVFYVLEDAEFVRYLPAARLGAVGLTAEAVDRAAWRNLEAHPAEVRPAVLDRGEVRLAETFSGLWLLAEGDGYDGARLLTAEQRRRLRLHAGDGPLRVSLGRREYALVCRESDAAECEALARLGHSPDGIAGLFRLTEEGLLPVPSPR